The genome window AAGCTAGCTACCCaaaaaaggcatatattgtttttGGACTATTAGAAAATTAGGCATTTTCAATAGCAGTTTAATCCAAAAAAATATAATAAAAGATTGATGACACCTGAAAGGTGCATGTCTGATCTTAGCATGACGAACATGTATAGAGTAGTGAGTAACGTGACGTTGATCCATTAAGAAGAAGATGCATAACCATAATCCGGAAAAAGGCATAACAACAAGCATGCCAAGGTAGCGATAAATATGTTGTTAGTTGTTGTGGCCATTTCGCTTGATGCAGTGTAGGTATGTAGTTTTGCTAATCACCACCAAGACGTTATGTTAGAAAACAAATGAGGAAGCATCGATCAGCACCATGAAGGAGAGAAGGATGACTACGATCGTGACCATGGCTTAGCGGTGATAGCGACGCACGCGCGTGTGAACGTCTTAATCTTTTTTTTTCAACTATTCAAGGTAGAAAGACAAGATCCAACCATATAAGGGCCTATTCGTTTTGATGTTAATACGTGTGGATTAGATGTGATTAAGTGGATTTTAATCCCTAGCAAGTCAAAAATATTTTTAGTGTTAGTTTGGGAATCCCATTTTCCAATGGTTTTTAATTTttctaaggaaaattagtttattttccatTGGAAAATTGAAAATCGCATAGAAAATGAGGTTGTCAAACTAGCCCTTATATTTTCTTTTCAATACCATTCAATCCACATAGAATGTGAACAACCGAACAAAGCCTAAAATGTGTTACCATCCCATCAATTTTGTATGTTGTACTAAATCATAACACATAATCTATTCAATTTGAATATTTAAAATTATTAAATATTGATATGGCCAAGCCTATAAAAATACTAACACTACTATTAACATAATACTAATTAAAAATAATGCTTTAGGCCCGTTACCCGTGTAGAATTAAAGTATGTAGCGCATTATTCTTGCAGATCGAAGACATTTGTGTATAGTTTATGAGGCTATAGTAGTTTATGGGATAGTGGCTTCTCAAAGGAAAAAAAAGGTTTATGGACAGAGGTGGTAAGTAGAGCCGCAATGGAGGTCGAGACTGTAGTGCATTGGTCATCACTGGAGAACATGTTCCGTCAGCCAGCGTACAGGGACGACGTACTTATGTATCATGAACGCCCGTGCGTGGTACACGACAAAACACGAGATGTAGCGATCGGGCGATTAGATTTTGGAGCCATCACTGGTCGCACATCGTCCATGGATCGTCACCACTCTTTTCTTACGACTCCAACAAGTCTAATGCACCTATCATGGTGGTCTTTTCGCGCTATAGCTTTCATTCTCGCTGTTCGATTCTCCACCTGCTTTACTGTGTGCGGTGCTTTGGTTCTTGCTTAATTTTGTTTATAGGGGGGTACAAGGACGCCACTAGATGTGCAGCAGCAAAACAAGAGTGTGACAGATTTTATAAATTCATTGACATCCAGGGATCATGGTTATGTATTGAACATATATTCCATGCATGTATAAAtcacataataataataataataataataataataataataataataataataataataatgatgataataataataataataataataataataataataataataataataataataataataataataataataataataataataacaacagCAACAACAATAAGCTAGCGAAGGGCGAAGGCCATCATCATGCTTGCGTTACTCTGCTCCATTCCGCTTACGCTGATGCTGACAGAGGATCAACAAGGATTGGAAAAGAAACCTAACCAGATACGTGAGATCTAGGCAACTGTGGAGCGCCAGTTGAAGGCAAGAGAGAAAAGGATAAAAACGAGAGGTAGTAATCATGAGGCGAACTGATCATCATCTGGGACTGGGACGGCCGCTGCGGTAGTAAGAGCGGTTGTTGGGTCAGTAGTAATGCCGTAGTAGTAGTAGGCGGCGGGCCTCACCACTGAATCATTGGGCGCGAGAGAAAACGCGCGCACAGGCTGGAGGACAAGGACGTTGTTCATTTCCGCCGCTGTCCGGCTGTCCCTCCGAGTCCGAGTCCTCCAGCGGCGCTACTAGTATAGTAGTATATAGTAGCCGGCCGGGCCGTGGAGACGACAACAGAAAGCAACGTCGCGGGCGACAGGAGATGTGTAGTAGTACGTAGTAGTCCACTCCATGTTCTGGACGGGCCGTGTGGGCGTATGTGCTGTAGTAGTAGTCCTGTAGTGTACTAGTGTGCGTTGGTTCCTACAAGTGGGTTGGCGACGACGTGTACTGTTTGGCCCACCGCGCTGACTGATGTACAGTAGTACTTGTCCcgcgtgctgctgctgctgctgctgcctgctGGGTGGGCCTGGGAGGGATGCCTGGACCCTGGatgcagtggtggtggtggtggaccaTTCAGACTTTGGACCTACCGCGTAGCCTGGCCTCTGTCTGCTTCGTCGTCGTCCCCTTTCGTCACGTGctgatttatttatatatatatagtccgggcggcgcggcgcggcgtGAGCCCTTCACACACGTGTACTGTCCACAACAACTCTACCACGCCGGGGGTATCAATTCTCAGCAGCGTGCCTTGCCTTGGTCCCTCGTTTTCCTACCACGTGCCGCCGCTTTTCTCCGCCCGCGCCGAGGCCAAGAGCGGCGCCCGGGAGGTTTTGGCCGACGTGCCGCGCgcgcgcagagagagagagagagagagagagatcctTATCCATCCCTGTCGTCGATCGCTCGCTCGAGCTACTTTACTTACTGGTGGAGTGGTGGTAGTGCGCAACGAAAACGAACTGACCATGCCGCTACGAACCAGCTCACGTTGCGGCCGCCGGCGCCGTGCGCCATCAGCCGAACTCGGTATCGGTTCCGTGCATATCGATATCGCTCGCGGCGTCACGACAATAACCCTCTCGTCGTCTCCCGCGTTGACGGAGACGGACCCAACCTGGTCTCACGCGCGCGTGGCGCGGCCGTGTGAGGGCGCCTGCGGGACGGACCGCGGGACGTATGCCCGTGTGTATGGGCACTATCGATCGGTTCCGAACCGATGGACATGTTGAACCAAGTCACGCAGAAATGTTTTATACTCATCAAAACCAAACGTTAGTTGCATTGCATCCGGTACGGTCCAAACATCTGCCCATTTTGGTCCCGGCCCATGTTTTACCCAGAACGCACCCATCATTGAACGGTttattagggggtgtttggtttgtagggactaatgtttagtccctacattttattccattttagttccaaaattaccaaatatagaaactaaaactttattttagtttctatatttaacaatttatagactaaaaaagaataaaatgaagggactaaacattagtccctaaaaccaaacaccctctTATTCGGTAAAACATTATTGCCAACAGCTGACGCGACGACGACGATCGACACGAGCAATAATAAATAAAACGACGTCAAAACTAATTAATGGGTTCTTAATTGGCTGACACACGCCGGTGGACAGGTGCGCGAGAGTGCGACGATGCGGACGTTCTGTTTATTGTAGCAGCGGACAGGAAGGCGACGGTACCGAgcatcacacacacacacacacagtgaCACAGATCTAAACGCGGATGTTGTTGCTGTGCCATTGTACTCTCCTCGCGACAATTATTTCAAAGCTGGTGGGTACGAATAATCTTTTGTCTCGCACGGTCGCAGCTGACAGCGACCATGCTATATATAggcctctctctctatctctatgTATACATGCATGTGATCTATATTCATCTTACAGAGACGTTGCTAGAAATGGTGACTAGATGGCAATCGACAAAAGCTACAGAACACGTGTACAGTGGATCCTGTGCATATACACCCTCTATCCATGATCTACATGATATAAGACGTCAACTGCTTTTTATTTTTGTCCCAAGCCACGCTCTCTCTAGAGTTTCTTAGATAAAAATTAAATACATTTTATAGTCTTTGAATCAGATATGGTTATACCTTATATCTTGTGAGGGAGGGGAGTGATATTGTTATGAGCAGGTTAAGGACatgttcggttacaccaatccagATGGAGATTAGAGGGGTTTAAATCCCCTTCTAGTCATTTTTTACTatgaggggatttaatcccctacAATCCTTTTctggattggtgtaaccgaacaagccctaaagggTTTCATTAGCTTCTACTCCCAAACAACATGCCATTTTTTTTATATAGTCAAAACAATTAGCTTCTACTCCCAAACAACATGCCATTTTTTTTATATAGTCAAAACATCAGTAAAACTTTCTTCTTCTCAGAAGTTGACTTTTTTATATACCAAAAGGGCTCGATCCAAGAATCAGTTTTTTCTTCTTCTCAGAAGTTGACTTTTTTAccgtgcaaaactgaaagcacatCTCAACCTGTTTTTAGCGGCTTTTCTGATGGAAATGCGAAAATATATACGAAAGAATGTTTAGTGGCTTTCACCAAACAACTTTTAGTTTTTTTACGGCTCGCATCGTATAGCAGTTTCTTTCATAGCTCACATTAACTGTTTTCATAGTCATAATCAAACCATCCCCTGCCTTGTCAAGCCAGCCCATCACAGAAAATAACCCGACATAGTATCTAAACCATTGGCTAGATATGAAGTCTAGAGGGTGTTTGAATACACTAAAACTAATAATTAGCTGCTAAAAGTAATTGAAGACACACAAACAACATAGCTAATAGTTCAGATATTAACTACTTTTAGCTAGAGATATCCGAACACCCCTAGCTAAGAGTGCAACTATCTATTAGCAACACAGTCAACTATCCATTAGTTGTTAGCTAGTTCAACTCACCTaaaatagctaatagttagttagttTTTTTGTTAGCCAATTAATTCTATTAATAATTTCTTACCTAGTGCATTGGAACGGAGCCTTAGTTTAGCGTGATATGATGAGCCTTTATGCCGTGCCTATCCTGATACCAATGGATCGTGCCTAGCATAAATTCCGGCCGTGCCTAGCATAAGTCCGGACCGGATCGAGCGGCCCGTCATTGACTCATTAGTCTTGATGCGATAAAAAAACGGCCAGCGATAGTTAAAATGGTCCCCAGTCACATTACTCACATTTATGTTCTGCTAGTGTCCGGGACGGGATTTTGGCATGCAGTTTTCTTTCTCGCTGATGAAGCATGTGCCCAGTGCCCTCGTCGACTACTACAAGGCTTGAACACAACACATGGAGGAACACAGAGGAGTGGGGAAAGCGAACATGCCCGAGACCAAGAGGCTCGTAAAAGCAATGGTGAGGTCGTCAAACCAGCGACACAGAGTACACAGATTCCTCGCTATCTGGCGCGCACACCACCCATGATCATGTTTATACCCATCCCCTGATATAAAACGACCTCCTCCGGGGACGCCACGACTCACAACACAAGCACGCACCCGCGTATGAAAGCGCACGCGCGCCCATAGCACCACGGACGCAGGCACACTCGTATGGTCATGGCTGCCGAGACCGGGGCGGCGCTACGTGAAGCCGCGAGCGCCCTGGCGTCCTCGATGCAGCCGCAGGTGGCCGCCGTGTTCTTCGTGTCCGCGGCGTGCACGGTAGCGCTGGCCGCCCTGCTGGCCGTGCTGCGCATGCGGCCGCCGTGGTGGTGCGCGTGCCCCGTGTGCGAGGCGTACCTGACGGCGTCGTGGGCCGGCGACTTCGACAACCTCTGCGACTGGTACGCCCACCTGCTGCGGACCTCGCCGGCGCAGACCGTCCACGTGCACGTGCTCCGGAACGTGCTCACGGCCAACCCGGCCACCGTCGACCACATGCTGCGCGCCCGCTTCGACAACTACCCCAAGGGCGCCCCGTTCTCGGCCATCCTCGCCGACTTCCTCGGCCGCGGGATCTTCAACGTGGACGGGGACGCCTGGCTGTTCCAGCGCAAGCTcgcggcggccgagctggcgtcgCCGGCGCTGCGCGCCTTCGCGGTGCGCGTGGTGGCGTCCGAGCTGCGGGGCCGGCTCATCCCCCTGCTCCGCTCTGCTGCCTGTGCCTCCGGCCGCGAgggtggaggaggaggaggaggaggcagggtcctggacctgcaggacgtgttccgccgcttcgccttcgACTGCATCTGCAAGATCTCCTTCGGCCTCGACCCTGGCTGCCTGCAGCTGTCGATGCCGGTGTCCTCGTTCGAGGACGCCTTCGACACGGCCTCCACGCTCTCCGCCAGGCGCGCCACCGCGCCCATGCACGTCGTCTGGAAGCTGAAGCGCCTGCTCAACTTGGGGGACGAGAGGAGGCTCCGGGACGCGGTGCACCTCGTGGACGCGCTCGCCGCGGAGGTGATCCGGCAGCGGCGCAAGCTCGGGGGCGCCGCCAGCTCGGGCAGCGACCTCCTGTCGCGCTTCATGGGGTCCATCGACGACGACAAGTACCTCCGCGACATCGTGGTCAGCTTCATGCTGGCCGGCCGCGACACCGTGGCCTCGGCGCTGACCGCCTTCTTCCTGCTCCTCTCCGACCACCCGGAGGTCGCGGCCGCCATCCGGGACGAGGCCGCCCGCGTcgccggcgacgacgacgacggcgacggcgacgacggGCGGCTCACGGACTCCGCCTTCGGCAAGCTCAAGGGCATGCACTACGTGCACGCGGCGCTGTACGAGAGCATGCGGCTGTTCCCGCCGGTGCAGTTCGACTCCAAGTTCGCGGCGGGCGACGACACGCTCCCGGACGGCACGGCGGTGGCGAAGGGCACGCGGGTGACCTACCACGCCTACGCCATGGGGCGGATGGAGTCCGTGTGGGGCCCCGACTGCGGCGAGTTCCGGCCCGAGCGGTGGCTCCGGGACGGGCGCTTCGTGCCCGAGAGCCCGTACAGGTACCCCGTGTTCCAGGCCGGCGCGCGCGTGTGCGTGGGCAAGGAGCTGGCCCTGATGGAGATGAAGGCCGTGATCGTGGCCGTGGTCCGGGGCTTCGACATCGAGGCGGTCGGCCGGAGCTCCCGCCGGCCCAGGTTCGCGCCGGGGCTGACCGCCACGTTCGCGGGCGGCCTGCCGGTGCGGGTGCGCCGGCGAGCACGTGCGAGCGGGCACAAGCGCACAACCCGCCAATGTGATGAAACGGaataaaagaagaagaaaaaaaaatactGCTGGTGTCATCCAGGATTCGTCCCTCGCTCGGCTTTTGCCCTGTCGTATTTCCCGTTTCGTATTCAGACGGAATATTGGTGGGTTAGATTTTATATCACGCGCGCGCCCGCCCGTAATCTATCTAGTTGCTGTCGATCGTGGAGCGAGCGATGACTCCGTGGCCACTCCGCTCGGCATGGCGCACCTTGGCGGCACGGAGTGGACGATTGGTCAGTCACCACCCCCATATCCCCACTTGAGCTGCTAGACTAGGAGGATGGCTACAGATTCCTAGAATTGAACGGAATCGGTCATATCAACTCCTGCTCGGCTGCTCTAGCGCGAACCGGATTTGGATCGGATAAGGAGGGGACGTCGCCGGCTCCAACTTGCACTCTCCAGTCTCCACCTGCGATGCGATCTCCTTTTTTcaatcagagagagagagagagagagatcagaAGATTATTGCAGGCATAAATGGAAACATGGAACTGATGCCGCTTCTGAGAGAGGAAGAGAAAAAAAAGATGGGCGGAGGAAATTTCTTTAAAAAAAATGCCGCGGTGGACGGAGAGATTCTTGGGTGGAGTTGGAATGCGGTCGCTTTCATGGCCCGACAGGCAGGCATCCAAGGGAAAATG of Zea mays cultivar B73 chromosome 8, Zm-B73-REFERENCE-NAM-5.0, whole genome shotgun sequence contains these proteins:
- the LOC103636463 gene encoding cytochrome P450 94C1 encodes the protein MVMAAETGAALREAASALASSMQPQVAAVFFVSAACTVALAALLAVLRMRPPWWCACPVCEAYLTASWAGDFDNLCDWYAHLLRTSPAQTVHVHVLRNVLTANPATVDHMLRARFDNYPKGAPFSAILADFLGRGIFNVDGDAWLFQRKLAAAELASPALRAFAVRVVASELRGRLIPLLRSAACASGREGGGGGGGGRVLDLQDVFRRFAFDCICKISFGLDPGCLQLSMPVSSFEDAFDTASTLSARRATAPMHVVWKLKRLLNLGDERRLRDAVHLVDALAAEVIRQRRKLGGAASSGSDLLSRFMGSIDDDKYLRDIVVSFMLAGRDTVASALTAFFLLLSDHPEVAAAIRDEAARVAGDDDDGDGDDGRLTDSAFGKLKGMHYVHAALYESMRLFPPVQFDSKFAAGDDTLPDGTAVAKGTRVTYHAYAMGRMESVWGPDCGEFRPERWLRDGRFVPESPYRYPVFQAGARVCVGKELALMEMKAVIVAVVRGFDIEAVGRSSRRPRFAPGLTATFAGGLPVRVRRRARASGHKRTTRQCDETE